The following proteins are encoded in a genomic region of Actinomycetota bacterium:
- the ugpC gene encoding sn-glycerol-3-phosphate ABC transporter ATP-binding protein UgpC gives MASISFENVGKIYPDGTRAVGGMDLEIDDGEFMVFVGPSGCGKTTALRMVAGLEDVSEGEIRIGDRVVNDVPAKDRDIAMVFQSYALYPHMTVFDNMAFGLRLRKAPKDEIAERVQEAAKLLGLTEYLHRKPRALSGGQRQRVAMGRAIVREPSAFLMDEPLSNLDAKLRVQMRAEISSLQQELKVTTIYVTHDQVEAMTMGDRVAVIRRGELQQVAPPQELYDRPVNLFVAGFIGSPSMNMIAARVEPVDGKPTIRFGRHTLPVHPERRDMLDALRSYEGREVVLGIRPEDLGDSAIGSSDRPTIGGLTKLREPLGAEIVAHVVIEASPAVTDDVKELALDSDQVAVQELQPTDEMTIVARLSPRSQVREGTRVDLAVDTSMLHLFDPQTGLAIR, from the coding sequence ATGGCCTCCATCTCCTTCGAGAACGTCGGGAAGATCTACCCGGACGGGACCCGCGCCGTCGGGGGCATGGATCTCGAGATCGACGACGGCGAGTTCATGGTGTTCGTCGGGCCGTCCGGATGTGGGAAGACGACCGCCCTGCGCATGGTCGCGGGGCTGGAGGACGTCTCCGAGGGGGAGATCCGGATCGGAGACCGCGTCGTCAACGACGTCCCGGCGAAGGACCGCGATATCGCGATGGTCTTCCAGTCGTACGCGCTCTACCCCCACATGACGGTGTTCGACAACATGGCGTTCGGTCTGAGGCTCCGCAAGGCGCCCAAGGACGAGATCGCCGAGCGGGTGCAGGAGGCGGCGAAGCTGCTGGGCCTGACCGAGTACCTGCACCGCAAGCCGCGTGCCCTGTCCGGCGGCCAGCGCCAGCGCGTCGCCATGGGCCGCGCGATAGTGCGGGAGCCGTCCGCCTTCCTCATGGACGAACCCCTCTCGAACCTGGACGCGAAGCTGCGCGTGCAGATGCGCGCCGAGATCTCCAGCCTCCAGCAGGAGCTGAAGGTGACGACGATCTACGTCACCCACGACCAGGTCGAGGCGATGACGATGGGCGACCGGGTCGCGGTGATCCGCCGCGGTGAGCTCCAGCAGGTCGCCCCACCCCAGGAGCTGTACGACCGTCCGGTCAACCTCTTCGTGGCCGGGTTCATCGGGAGCCCTTCGATGAACATGATCGCCGCCCGCGTCGAACCGGTGGACGGCAAGCCGACCATCCGCTTCGGACGACACACCCTCCCCGTGCACCCCGAGAGACGGGACATGCTCGACGCACTGAGGTCGTACGAGGGCCGGGAGGTTGTGCTCGGCATCCGCCCGGAGGATCTCGGGGACTCCGCCATCGGGTCCAGTGACCGTCCGACGATCGGCGGCTTGACGAAGCTGAGGGAGCCGCTGGGAGCCGAGATCGTCGCCCACGTCGTGATCGAGGCGAGCCCGGCCGTGACCGACGACGTGAAGGAGCTCGCGCTCGACTCCGACCAGGTGGCGGTCCAGGAGCTGCAACCGACGGACGAGATGACGATCGTGGCGCGGCTCAGCCCGCGCTCGCAGGTGAGGGAGGGAACGCGGGTCGATCTCGCGGTGGACACGTCGATGCTCCACCTGTTCGACCCGCAGACAGGTCTGGCTATCCGATAG
- a CDS encoding NCS2 family permease, producing the protein MNTETEPRTSALDRYFSITERGSTVRTEIVAGLATWLTMAYILFVNPAVLGALPDREGVELAFPQVLTVTALVAGVMTILMGVWARYPFAMAAGLGLNAFVAFTLVGSLGLSWPEAMGVVVIEGLLIAVLVLTGFREAVLNAIPMDLKRAIGIGIGLFIAFIGLVNAGLIVHPDAGEPIVTLNPGLANLRVLTFVVGLFLAAALVARRVKGALLIAILATTAFAIVVNAFAGGDLWTNDIGKLPSRVFALPDFSLLGDVSFNVFQVVGIGAALAAIMSVMLSDFFDTVGTVVGLSAEAKLLDASGRLPGMRRVLFVDSLGAAAGGAASASSNTTYIESAAGISEGGRTGLTSVVVGVLFLLSLFLSPLAGVIPPEATAPVLVIVGFFMMSLIPKMDWDDPGIGLPAFLTMVMMPFTFSITNGVGAGFVSYTLIAVLRGRAREVHPLMYLVSAVFVWYFVEGLAH; encoded by the coding sequence ATGAACACGGAGACCGAGCCCCGCACGAGCGCCCTGGACCGCTACTTCTCCATAACCGAGCGCGGATCCACCGTGAGGACCGAGATCGTCGCCGGTCTCGCGACCTGGTTGACGATGGCCTACATCCTCTTCGTCAACCCGGCGGTCCTCGGCGCCCTGCCCGACCGCGAGGGGGTCGAGCTCGCCTTCCCCCAGGTGCTCACGGTCACCGCGCTGGTCGCGGGCGTGATGACGATCCTCATGGGGGTGTGGGCCCGGTATCCCTTCGCGATGGCGGCCGGGCTCGGACTCAACGCGTTCGTCGCCTTCACGCTCGTCGGCTCCCTCGGGCTCTCCTGGCCGGAGGCGATGGGTGTCGTCGTCATCGAGGGACTGCTGATAGCGGTGCTCGTGCTGACAGGCTTCCGGGAGGCCGTGCTCAACGCGATCCCGATGGACCTCAAGCGCGCCATCGGCATCGGGATCGGTCTGTTCATCGCGTTCATCGGACTCGTGAACGCCGGGCTGATCGTCCACCCGGACGCCGGGGAGCCCATCGTCACGCTCAACCCCGGGCTCGCCAACCTGCGCGTGCTGACCTTCGTGGTCGGCCTCTTCCTCGCCGCTGCCCTCGTGGCGAGGCGCGTCAAGGGAGCCCTGCTGATCGCGATCCTGGCCACGACCGCCTTCGCGATCGTGGTGAACGCCTTCGCGGGAGGCGACCTGTGGACGAACGACATCGGCAAGCTGCCATCCCGCGTGTTCGCCCTGCCCGACTTCTCCCTCCTCGGCGACGTCTCGTTCAACGTCTTCCAGGTCGTCGGGATCGGAGCCGCCCTCGCGGCGATCATGTCCGTCATGCTGTCGGACTTCTTCGACACGGTGGGGACAGTCGTCGGGTTGAGCGCCGAGGCGAAGTTGCTCGATGCGTCCGGACGTCTCCCCGGCATGCGGCGCGTCCTGTTCGTGGACTCGCTCGGCGCGGCCGCGGGGGGAGCCGCGTCCGCCTCGTCCAACACGACGTACATCGAGTCGGCGGCGGGGATATCCGAGGGTGGCCGGACGGGCCTCACGTCGGTGGTGGTCGGGGTCCTGTTCCTGCTCTCGCTCTTCCTGTCCCCCCTGGCCGGGGTGATCCCGCCGGAGGCCACGGCCCCCGTCCTCGTCATCGTCGGGTTCTTCATGATGTCGCTCATCCCGAAGATGGACTGGGACGACCCCGGGATAGGGCTCCCGGCGTTCCTGACGATGGTGATGATGCCGTTCACCTTCTCGATCACGAACGGCGTGGGAGCCGGGTTCGTCTCCTACACGCTGATCGCCGTGCTGCGCGGGCGCGCGCGGGAGGTGCACCCCCTCATGTACCTCGTGTCCGCCGTCTTCGTCTGGTACTTCGTGGAGGGCCTGGCGCACTGA
- a CDS encoding MBL fold metallo-hydrolase produces MICERFVCGRTRSNAYLFSPADGRAMIVDPGVGAAPVLRAALERTGTTPEAILLTHGHFDHVWSARSLSDTYAIPVHIHAADRRWLDDPACGGYLPIITHAGRLAGRIRRVTPRRIEVIEGDTLALAGAEVRVVHTPGHTPGGVCFVSDGLCFTGDTLFAGGPGHTGYPGGSRVTLADSVARLLDELDDETRLLPGHGPETTVGRVRQRLAAVATPRR; encoded by the coding sequence GTGATCTGCGAGCGGTTCGTGTGCGGGCGGACGCGGTCCAACGCGTACCTGTTCTCGCCGGCGGACGGCCGCGCGATGATCGTGGACCCCGGCGTGGGAGCGGCTCCCGTCCTGCGCGCGGCGCTCGAGCGGACCGGCACCACCCCTGAAGCTATCCTGCTCACCCACGGACACTTCGACCACGTCTGGTCCGCGCGCTCGCTCTCCGACACGTACGCGATCCCCGTCCACATCCACGCCGCCGACCGGCGATGGCTCGACGACCCCGCGTGCGGCGGATACCTGCCGATCATCACGCACGCGGGCAGGCTCGCCGGGCGGATCAGGCGCGTCACCCCGCGTCGCATCGAGGTCATCGAGGGCGACACGCTCGCCCTCGCGGGAGCCGAGGTGCGTGTCGTCCACACCCCCGGACACACGCCCGGGGGCGTCTGCTTCGTCTCGGACGGGCTCTGCTTCACCGGCGACACGCTGTTCGCCGGTGGTCCTGGGCATACGGGCTACCCGGGCGGGAGCCGGGTCACCCTGGCCGACTCGGTGGCCCGGCTGCTCGACGAGCTCGACGACGAGACGAGGCTCCTGCCGGGCCACGGTCCGGAGACGACGGTCGGCCGGGTCCGTCAGAGGCTGGCCGCCGTCGCGACCCCACGGAGGTGA
- a CDS encoding AMP-binding protein encodes MDILSMHAQSQPDKAAVVVDDLTITYGQLEEDANRFANALLTLGITRGDRCTTVGYNAPQHFITSSANRKIEAVGVPMNYRLTGPEMEYQLNDSGSAAVFCGPDQLETVASVAGRCPELRVKVAWGVDAVPDGWLSFDEVLQGGSPEHPGMDTGMTGASMTYTAGTTGNPKGAYRAQGTDPAVLFTYIQLLQMSPEDRHLIAGPLYHSAPAALAVINTALGATNVLMRRFDPQRALETIERQRCTTTFMAPTLLQRIVDLPDEVRARYDLSSMRVIVVAAAPCPHDVKVRVHELFGEVLYEFYGSSEAGINTILYPHEQLERPGSCGRVCEGNEIRILDDLGHPVPQGEPGEIWIRSNSLITEYYGKPEATAESMRDGFFSVGDIGYFDEDGYLYVVDRKRDMIISGGANIYSAEVENAIHGHPGVADVAVIGIPSEEWGETVHAIVQPVEGESLTEPELRAWLADRLAQYKHPKSYEFRELPRDLAGKIRKRELREPFWAGRETKV; translated from the coding sequence ATGGACATCCTCTCGATGCACGCCCAGTCGCAGCCCGACAAGGCGGCGGTGGTCGTCGACGACCTGACGATCACCTACGGCCAGCTCGAGGAGGACGCGAACCGGTTCGCCAACGCGCTGCTGACGCTCGGCATCACCCGGGGAGACCGGTGCACGACGGTGGGGTACAACGCACCGCAGCATTTCATCACCTCCTCGGCCAACCGCAAGATCGAGGCGGTCGGGGTGCCGATGAACTATCGGCTGACGGGTCCGGAGATGGAGTACCAGCTCAACGATTCCGGGTCCGCCGCGGTGTTCTGCGGTCCGGACCAGCTCGAGACCGTCGCCTCGGTGGCGGGTCGCTGTCCGGAGCTTCGCGTGAAGGTGGCCTGGGGGGTCGACGCGGTCCCGGACGGTTGGCTCTCCTTCGACGAGGTCCTCCAGGGCGGCTCCCCCGAGCACCCCGGGATGGATACGGGGATGACCGGAGCCTCGATGACCTACACCGCCGGGACGACCGGCAACCCGAAGGGCGCCTACCGCGCCCAGGGGACCGACCCCGCGGTCCTGTTCACCTACATCCAGCTCCTGCAGATGAGCCCAGAGGACCGCCACCTGATCGCGGGGCCCCTGTACCACTCGGCTCCCGCCGCGCTCGCCGTGATCAACACGGCGCTGGGCGCCACGAACGTCCTCATGCGGCGGTTCGACCCGCAGCGCGCGCTCGAGACGATCGAGAGGCAGCGCTGCACTACGACGTTCATGGCGCCCACGCTGCTCCAGCGGATCGTCGACCTCCCCGACGAGGTGAGGGCCAGGTACGACCTGTCCAGCATGAGGGTGATCGTCGTCGCCGCCGCCCCGTGCCCCCACGACGTGAAGGTGCGGGTCCACGAGCTGTTCGGGGAGGTCCTGTACGAGTTCTACGGATCGAGCGAGGCAGGGATCAACACGATCCTGTACCCCCACGAGCAGCTGGAGAGGCCGGGTTCTTGCGGCCGGGTGTGTGAGGGCAACGAGATCAGGATCCTCGACGACCTCGGCCACCCGGTCCCCCAGGGGGAGCCGGGCGAGATATGGATCCGTTCGAACTCGCTGATCACGGAGTACTACGGGAAGCCGGAGGCCACGGCCGAGTCGATGCGGGACGGGTTCTTCAGCGTCGGGGACATCGGGTACTTCGACGAGGACGGCTACCTCTACGTCGTCGACCGCAAGAGGGACATGATCATCTCGGGCGGCGCCAACATCTACTCGGCCGAGGTGGAGAACGCCATCCACGGACACCCAGGCGTCGCGGACGTGGCGGTGATAGGCATCCCTTCCGAGGAGTGGGGGGAGACGGTGCACGCGATCGTCCAGCCGGTGGAAGGTGAGAGCCTGACCGAGCCGGAGCTCCGCGCCTGGCTGGCCGACCGCCTCGCCCAGTACAAGCACCCGAAGTCCTACGAGTTCCGCGAGCTCCCTCGCGACCTGGCCGGGAAGATCCGCAAGCGGGAGCTGAGGGAGCCGTTCTGGGCGGGACGGGAGACGAAGGTCTAG
- a CDS encoding Coenzyme F420 hydrogenase/dehydrogenase, beta subunit C-terminal domain, whose translation MSQWRELFRQIVSTDVCCGCAACVLVCPHHVLGYDFGMEKPYQTDELRPDDCSHGQTGCDICARSCPRLDTDEGIWRWRHAAVEQHLFGRTRAPDEVYGVARQVVLARSSDPEVVQRAQDGGVASAILIHGLQTGQLQGGVVSGYDGATQMTVPKLVTTREEVLGTARSRYTYCATPLALREAHERKLRKVAMVGVSCETSAAPMMAVSGVRKWSNKIALTVGLMCSETFVPQPFLEQTLQGQYGIEMTRVEKINIKGRVVVTMDDGSQTEIPLADCRPMARTWGCPTCPDFSAEHADISLGGLGLDGWSICIVRTERGEAYWSSMLDAGAIETRPAEEEPAVLQLLERLAKRQRRRPRNVERFIAAGRDAPITVIDSEALHKRGSPEAAFKAAGAADAAHLARIAPAGASPLGEPGAVPPGEPG comes from the coding sequence ATGAGCCAGTGGCGTGAGCTGTTCAGGCAGATCGTGTCCACCGATGTCTGCTGCGGGTGCGCGGCGTGCGTGCTCGTCTGCCCCCACCACGTCCTCGGGTACGACTTCGGGATGGAGAAGCCCTATCAGACGGACGAGCTGCGCCCGGACGACTGCTCCCACGGGCAGACCGGTTGCGACATCTGCGCCCGGTCCTGTCCCCGGCTGGACACCGACGAGGGCATCTGGCGTTGGCGCCATGCCGCGGTCGAGCAGCACCTGTTCGGCCGCACCCGGGCTCCCGACGAGGTGTACGGGGTCGCGAGGCAGGTGGTCCTGGCTCGGTCCTCGGACCCCGAGGTCGTGCAGCGCGCCCAGGACGGCGGCGTCGCGTCCGCCATCCTGATCCACGGCCTGCAGACCGGACAGCTGCAGGGAGGGGTCGTCTCCGGCTACGACGGGGCGACGCAGATGACCGTCCCGAAGCTGGTCACGACCCGTGAAGAGGTCCTGGGTACGGCGCGCTCCCGGTACACCTACTGCGCCACCCCCCTCGCGCTCCGGGAGGCCCACGAACGCAAGCTGCGCAAGGTGGCGATGGTGGGTGTGTCCTGCGAGACCTCCGCCGCCCCGATGATGGCCGTCTCGGGCGTGAGGAAGTGGTCGAACAAGATCGCGCTCACGGTCGGGCTGATGTGCTCGGAGACCTTCGTCCCCCAGCCGTTCCTCGAGCAGACGCTCCAGGGGCAGTACGGGATCGAGATGACCCGGGTCGAGAAGATCAACATAAAGGGACGCGTGGTCGTCACGATGGACGACGGATCGCAGACGGAGATCCCGCTCGCCGACTGCCGGCCGATGGCGCGGACCTGGGGGTGTCCCACCTGTCCGGACTTCTCGGCTGAGCACGCGGACATCTCCCTCGGCGGCCTCGGGCTCGACGGCTGGTCCATCTGCATCGTCCGGACCGAACGCGGTGAGGCGTACTGGAGCTCCATGCTGGACGCGGGAGCCATCGAGACGCGTCCGGCCGAGGAGGAGCCGGCCGTCCTGCAGCTGCTCGAGCGGCTCGCGAAACGACAGCGTCGCCGTCCGCGCAACGTCGAGCGCTTCATCGCCGCCGGACGCGACGCCCCGATCACGGTCATCGACAGCGAGGCGCTCCACAAGCGCGGCTCGCCGGAAGCCGCCTTCAAGGCCGCGGGGGCGGCGGACGCCGCGCACCTGGCCAGGATCGCCCCCGCGGGCGCCTCCCCTCTCGGCGAGCCGGGAGCGGTCCCGCCCGGGGAGCCTGGTTAG
- a CDS encoding MoaD/ThiS family protein — protein MPALRLFGPLAEAAGTRQTQVDGATVGECLRRASDRFGEAFSGQLASCRVVVGEVTLEPDEVEGRPVSDHDEIVVLPPVGGGGPARTDGRTIPR, from the coding sequence TTGCCCGCCCTGCGCCTCTTCGGCCCCCTCGCGGAGGCGGCCGGGACGAGGCAGACGCAAGTGGACGGGGCGACCGTGGGGGAGTGCCTCCGGAGAGCCTCGGACAGGTTCGGCGAAGCCTTCTCCGGCCAGCTCGCGTCCTGCCGCGTCGTGGTGGGCGAGGTCACCCTCGAGCCGGACGAGGTCGAAGGTCGCCCCGTCTCTGACCACGACGAGATCGTGGTGCTCCCCCCCGTGGGGGGAGGGGGTCCAGCCCGGACGGATGGTCGAACCATCCCCCGATAA